Proteins encoded together in one Deltaproteobacteria bacterium window:
- a CDS encoding ADP-ribosylglycohydrolase family protein, giving the protein MIGAIAGDIIGSVYEGSPIKTKDFPLFSPSSTFTDDSVLTTAVAEAILTGRSYGSCLREFGKRYPHAGYGGAFIRWLLSDDPRPYNSWGNGSAMRVSPVGFAFGDESTVIREAENTAAVTHNHPEGIKGAQATALAIWMARTGHLKEEIRKRISTDFLYDLNRSPADIRPTYTFDISCQGTVPEAIICFLDSTSYEDAIRNAVSLGGDSDTLACIAGGIAEAFYGPVPEPIQETVRHILPSDLLEIIDRFYSKFMHW; this is encoded by the coding sequence ATGATTGGCGCTATTGCCGGAGATATTATCGGATCGGTATATGAAGGGTCTCCCATCAAGACAAAGGACTTCCCCCTGTTCAGTCCTTCGAGCACTTTTACGGACGACTCGGTCCTCACAACAGCCGTTGCAGAGGCGATCCTGACCGGCCGGTCATATGGGAGTTGTCTTCGGGAGTTCGGGAAGCGGTATCCTCACGCGGGATACGGCGGGGCGTTCATCCGCTGGCTTCTCTCCGACGATCCCCGTCCCTATAACAGCTGGGGGAACGGGTCGGCCATGCGGGTCAGCCCGGTGGGCTTTGCCTTCGGCGACGAGTCCACAGTCATAAGGGAGGCGGAGAATACGGCTGCCGTGACCCACAACCATCCGGAGGGGATCAAAGGCGCACAGGCCACGGCCCTCGCCATATGGATGGCTCGAACCGGTCATCTAAAAGAGGAGATCCGAAAGCGGATCAGCACTGATTTTTTGTACGATCTAAACCGAAGCCCGGCCGACATCCGGCCGACCTACACCTTTGACATATCCTGTCAGGGCACCGTCCCCGAGGCGATCATCTGTTTCCTGGATTCCACCTCCTATGAAGACGCAATTCGAAATGCCGTTTCTCTGGGCGGCGACAGCGACACCCTTGCCTGCATTGCCGGGGGCATTGCCGAGGCCTTCTACGGTCCGGTCCCGGAACCGATTCAAGAAACGGTCCGACACATCCTTCCCTCCGATCTCCTGGAAATCATTGACAGGTTCTACTCAAAATTCATGCATTGGTGA
- a CDS encoding molybdopterin-dependent oxidoreductase: MTNKAEIPTLCRMCDHGCGILVTVEDGKPVHVRGNPAHPFNKGWICVKGKACLDLYYSPIRLKTPLVRQGGRLLETTWDEALGHISEKLARLKERWGPQALAIYYGEGVGHQEIRYYMKRFANVYGTPNFMSVGSICNASRTLGETLTLGGLTKPDMAHSRLVLVWGANPLVSHEPVPPKIIHRLAKSSVPLIVVDPRKTETASKANVHLAVRPGTDHTLILNMLHVIFTEGLWDRDFTDRWVNGFETLCSVVITARFSPERGAAITGIDPGSVRRVARAYAETRPASMFTGNGVEHHPSGVNTARLLAVLKAVTGNLDVPGGDLFTPKPLIKDITAPLPPSKVPAIGAEQFPVFCKARGEAHALCATRAILEEKPYAIKGLTVTGGNPTLQWPDSDRTRDALKKLEFLLVIDVVKSPDSCFADVVLPACTFLERDEHRSNVYLNLSHITLRRSVTAPVYGIPDQMIWIRLAQAMGYGEYFPWRTCEQGIDDLLKDLGISYAGLAADGGIHQYAQRTYRKYETEGFHTPSGKVEVLSERLESFGYDSLPIQGQMAEKTDRNEMGEVPLILSTGGNLLPYTHWQFRYIPRLNKRAPEPFLEIHPDTAARWGISDSDRVEVMTETGTLQIKARVTENICPGTVHMAQGWENSNANLLTSVEDSDPISGFPNLKSVRCAVRKLSIVSPNGRILPKGA; encoded by the coding sequence ATGACGAACAAAGCTGAGATTCCCACCCTTTGCAGGATGTGTGACCATGGGTGCGGCATACTGGTTACTGTTGAAGACGGAAAACCCGTCCATGTCCGGGGAAATCCGGCCCATCCTTTCAATAAAGGGTGGATATGCGTCAAGGGCAAGGCCTGCCTGGACCTTTACTATTCGCCCATCCGTTTGAAAACCCCCCTCGTTCGACAGGGGGGCCGACTCCTTGAGACCACGTGGGATGAAGCGCTCGGGCATATCTCTGAAAAGCTTGCAAGGCTGAAGGAAAGATGGGGTCCTCAGGCCCTGGCAATCTATTATGGAGAAGGGGTAGGGCACCAGGAAATCAGATATTATATGAAGCGATTTGCCAATGTTTACGGCACACCCAATTTCATGAGTGTCGGGTCTATCTGCAATGCTTCCAGAACCCTCGGTGAGACCCTGACCCTTGGCGGGCTCACCAAACCTGACATGGCCCATTCCAGGCTCGTACTGGTCTGGGGGGCAAATCCCCTGGTTTCACACGAACCGGTCCCGCCGAAGATCATACACCGCCTCGCAAAATCGAGTGTTCCTCTTATTGTGGTTGATCCTCGAAAGACCGAGACCGCTTCCAAGGCGAACGTGCATCTGGCCGTCCGTCCGGGAACCGACCACACGCTGATTCTCAATATGCTTCATGTCATATTCACCGAAGGGCTCTGGGACCGGGACTTTACAGACAGATGGGTGAACGGGTTCGAGACCCTGTGTTCGGTGGTAATAACCGCCCGGTTTTCGCCCGAAAGAGGTGCCGCCATCACCGGAATCGATCCGGGTTCGGTCCGGCGTGTGGCGCGTGCCTATGCTGAAACCAGGCCCGCCTCCATGTTTACGGGAAACGGTGTGGAGCATCATCCTTCGGGCGTAAATACCGCAAGACTTCTGGCCGTGCTGAAGGCCGTTACCGGAAATCTTGATGTTCCCGGGGGTGACCTGTTTACGCCGAAGCCATTAATCAAAGACATCACCGCCCCCCTTCCCCCATCCAAGGTCCCGGCTATCGGTGCGGAACAATTTCCGGTTTTCTGCAAGGCCCGCGGAGAAGCCCATGCACTCTGTGCTACCCGGGCCATCCTGGAGGAAAAACCATATGCCATCAAAGGATTGACCGTCACCGGAGGAAATCCCACCCTTCAATGGCCCGACAGCGACCGCACCCGGGATGCCTTAAAAAAACTGGAATTTCTTCTGGTCATCGATGTGGTGAAATCCCCGGACAGTTGTTTCGCGGATGTGGTCCTTCCTGCCTGCACTTTTTTGGAGCGGGATGAGCATCGCTCAAACGTCTATCTGAACCTGAGCCATATCACCCTGCGAAGGTCGGTGACAGCGCCTGTGTACGGTATCCCGGATCAGATGATCTGGATAAGACTGGCGCAGGCCATGGGTTACGGCGAGTATTTCCCGTGGCGTACCTGCGAACAAGGGATTGATGATCTCCTGAAGGATCTGGGGATATCCTATGCAGGGCTTGCGGCCGACGGGGGAATCCACCAATATGCGCAAAGGACTTACAGAAAATATGAAACAGAGGGGTTTCACACCCCTTCCGGCAAGGTGGAGGTGTTATCGGAACGTCTCGAGAGTTTTGGATATGATTCTCTTCCGATCCAAGGACAGATGGCGGAAAAAACAGATCGAAATGAGATGGGCGAGGTTCCCTTGATCCTGAGCACCGGCGGAAATCTGCTTCCCTATACCCACTGGCAATTCCGATACATCCCCCGGCTCAATAAAAGGGCGCCCGAGCCGTTTCTCGAAATTCATCCGGATACGGCCGCCCGATGGGGAATCTCTGATTCCGATAGGGTTGAAGTGATGACCGAGACCGGCACCCTCCAAATCAAGGCCCGTGTGACTGAAAACATATGCCCGGGGACCGTACACATGGCCCAGGGATGGGAGAACAGCAATGCCAATCTGTTAACATCCGTTGAAGATTCCGATCCCATTTCAGGCTTTCCCAACCTGAAGTCCGTGAGGTGCGCGGTCAGGAAGCTGTCCATTGTAAGTCCAAACGGACGTATCCTGCCGAAAGGGGCATAG
- a CDS encoding HD domain-containing protein codes for MMHPSAFPSEGGRILQWSEFTGRLFETADPYLEIRGDSEHAVISYGYALTLLQHEGGDRKIVEPAVILHDVGWSALKPEYISVAYGVLANGEEAERLNRIHEIEGAAIAERILGAFNYDPGLIQTIRTIISRHDSGEDVSSLEEALVKDADKLWRFSRTGFWRETERQHLKPATLLEFLAEKCKGWFFSATAVTLARKELVSRKDEINDLPSQGNETCGR; via the coding sequence ATGATGCACCCTTCGGCATTTCCTTCAGAAGGCGGAAGGATACTGCAATGGTCCGAATTCACCGGAAGATTATTTGAAACAGCCGATCCTTATCTCGAAATCAGAGGAGATTCGGAGCATGCGGTAATTTCCTACGGATACGCGTTGACCCTCCTGCAGCATGAGGGAGGAGATCGGAAGATAGTGGAACCCGCCGTAATCCTCCACGATGTGGGGTGGTCGGCGCTGAAACCCGAGTACATCTCTGTGGCCTATGGGGTCCTGGCAAATGGTGAAGAGGCCGAACGCCTCAACCGCATTCATGAAATAGAAGGCGCGGCTATTGCAGAAAGGATACTGGGTGCATTCAACTATGATCCCGGACTGATCCAAACCATTCGGACCATTATCAGCAGACATGACTCGGGAGAAGACGTCTCGTCCCTTGAAGAGGCCCTGGTCAAGGATGCGGACAAGCTGTGGCGCTTCTCCCGAACCGGTTTCTGGCGGGAGACCGAACGACAGCATCTGAAACCCGCCACCCTTCTTGAGTTCCTGGCAGAGAAGTGCAAGGGGTGGTTCTTTTCCGCCACCGCAGTGACGCTCGCACGGAAGGAACTTGTCAGCCGGAAAGATGAAATCAATGACCTGCCTTCCCAGGGGAATGAGACCTGCGGCCGCTGA
- a CDS encoding LysR family transcriptional regulator → MRINLNQLRAFFLAARERSITKAAESLYVTQPAVTMQIKSLEQDLEVKLFRKYGKSLELTGAGHALFGYAEKIFEIVEEMEYVLKGHATSAHGSLTIGTTRSFARHLMPGLLSRFQKRFPKVKVILKVGSSQEVADGVLDFTYDVGTIGRLPYKSRLNVIPYSREEFSLVVSPQHRFAKCEAVSLGELENEPIIIRENGSGSRYAILSLLSSHGVNPSVLLEAGSVEFIKEYIMKGQGISFLYRPEIRLEATLGLLKPVPLKEGPIFVQTDTIFPRGADLSPPVKAFLQLIEEEA, encoded by the coding sequence ATGCGAATCAATCTCAACCAGCTGAGGGCATTCTTTCTGGCCGCCAGGGAAAGGAGCATCACAAAGGCGGCAGAATCCCTCTATGTGACCCAGCCTGCAGTGACCATGCAGATAAAATCCCTGGAGCAGGACCTGGAGGTAAAACTCTTCAGAAAGTACGGTAAGAGTCTTGAACTGACCGGGGCGGGCCATGCCCTCTTCGGCTATGCAGAAAAGATCTTTGAAATCGTCGAGGAAATGGAGTATGTCCTGAAGGGACACGCAACCTCGGCCCATGGCTCCCTCACCATCGGAACCACGCGAAGTTTCGCGCGGCATCTCATGCCGGGTCTTCTGTCCCGGTTCCAGAAACGTTTTCCAAAGGTGAAGGTGATTCTCAAGGTGGGAAGCTCTCAGGAGGTTGCGGACGGAGTCCTGGACTTCACCTACGACGTGGGGACCATCGGCAGGCTCCCCTATAAAAGCAGGTTGAACGTTATCCCCTATTCGAGAGAGGAGTTTTCCCTGGTCGTTTCCCCCCAGCACCGTTTCGCCAAATGCGAGGCCGTCTCCCTCGGCGAACTGGAGAACGAGCCGATCATCATACGGGAAAACGGCTCGGGTTCCAGATATGCCATCCTATCCCTCCTCAGCTCTCACGGGGTGAACCCTTCGGTGCTGTTAGAGGCGGGCAGCGTCGAATTTATCAAGGAATATATCATGAAAGGACAAGGCATATCCTTCCTCTACAGACCTGAAATCCGGTTGGAGGCCACCTTGGGGCTGCTCAAGCCTGTGCCGCTGAAGGAAGGCCCCATCTTTGTACAGACAGACACCATATTTCCCAGGGGAGCCGATCTTTCACCGCCAGTGAAGGCATTTCTCCAGTTGATCGAGGAGGAGGCATGA
- a CDS encoding respiratory nitrate reductase subunit gamma, which produces MTPHRTMFWQIDHVWVFYTLAALATILFLAGLGAHVRVWRSSSGSREISFSAEALKRMILDALLGRRLFLGDWPAGLMHLFIFWGFLTLFVGTAILSIHHYAASFLAGTAYLIFSIAMDAAGLLLLAGIIWALIRRYLQRVPRLERRLEDGVVPLWLLMMVVSGFMVEGARLSAQQPEWGAWSFAGWWASSLFTVSTGETVYPSLWWLHTLLSLSFIAVIPFTKLFHILGAPTAIYFQGAAKPAILGMEDGEGGFDLGDAIFFDGCMRCGRCVAACPSAGAGEPFSPRAFVQAMRHRLWREEFPWGDIRFMSRNEDPLADDVFWYCTTCRACLEVCPVYGAAFEAVTKERVLAVEEGTGVPALLSQTLEKLFKYNNPWESSKRKRGAWADGLDLMDLTKKGVEADLCYFVGCTTSFDDTAQRIARSFSSVLQTAGVNFGILGKKEPCCGDIARRVGELGLFEEEKEGCMALFDTCGITEVVTSSPHCFHTFQNEYPDAPFRARHYTLVLKELLDKGRLSFKRDIPAVVTYHDPCYLGRHNRIFDEPREIIRAIPGIRLKEMTHHRADSLCCGGGGGRMWQDLQGEVKMSHVRIREAAATGAEILITACPLCLIMLEDARKAVGLKPPFRIMDLNELVLEAISNAEFGTRNAEPGTQGP; this is translated from the coding sequence GTGACGCCGCATCGCACCATGTTCTGGCAGATCGACCATGTTTGGGTGTTCTATACCCTGGCTGCCCTTGCGACGATCCTGTTCCTGGCGGGTCTGGGGGCTCATGTCCGGGTATGGAGATCATCTTCAGGATCCCGGGAAATTTCCTTTTCAGCAGAGGCCCTCAAAAGAATGATCCTGGACGCACTACTGGGAAGGCGCCTTTTCCTGGGGGATTGGCCCGCAGGTCTGATGCACCTCTTCATCTTCTGGGGATTCCTGACGCTTTTTGTCGGCACCGCCATCCTCTCGATCCATCATTACGCTGCTTCGTTCCTGGCGGGTACGGCCTATCTGATCTTCTCCATCGCCATGGACGCGGCCGGGCTTCTCCTCCTGGCAGGGATCATCTGGGCCTTGATCCGCCGGTATCTTCAGCGCGTTCCACGGCTTGAACGCCGGCTCGAGGATGGGGTCGTGCCCCTGTGGCTCCTGATGATGGTGGTTTCAGGCTTTATGGTGGAAGGGGCGAGATTGTCTGCTCAACAACCGGAATGGGGTGCCTGGTCCTTTGCAGGCTGGTGGGCGAGCAGCCTTTTCACAGTCTCAACCGGCGAGACCGTTTATCCATCGCTCTGGTGGCTGCATACCCTCCTCTCTTTGAGCTTCATCGCCGTCATCCCTTTCACAAAGCTGTTTCATATCCTGGGGGCCCCTACCGCCATCTATTTCCAGGGCGCGGCCAAACCCGCAATACTGGGGATGGAAGACGGGGAAGGCGGGTTCGACCTGGGGGATGCGATCTTTTTTGACGGCTGCATGCGGTGTGGCCGGTGTGTGGCGGCCTGTCCCTCCGCAGGGGCAGGAGAACCCTTTTCCCCCCGGGCGTTTGTTCAGGCCATGCGGCACAGATTGTGGCGGGAAGAGTTTCCATGGGGGGATATCCGGTTCATGAGCCGGAATGAAGATCCCCTGGCGGATGACGTCTTCTGGTATTGCACCACCTGCCGTGCCTGTCTCGAGGTCTGCCCGGTTTACGGCGCTGCATTCGAGGCGGTGACCAAAGAGCGGGTGCTGGCCGTGGAAGAGGGGACCGGGGTCCCCGCCCTGCTGAGCCAGACCCTTGAGAAGCTCTTCAAGTACAATAACCCCTGGGAGTCATCCAAACGAAAGCGGGGGGCCTGGGCCGACGGGCTGGACCTGATGGATCTCACCAAAAAGGGGGTGGAGGCGGATCTCTGCTATTTTGTGGGGTGCACCACCTCCTTTGATGACACGGCCCAGAGGATCGCCCGATCCTTTTCAAGCGTCCTTCAGACTGCGGGCGTTAATTTCGGCATTCTGGGTAAGAAAGAACCCTGCTGCGGCGATATCGCCCGCCGAGTAGGGGAACTGGGCCTGTTTGAGGAGGAGAAGGAAGGATGCATGGCGCTTTTTGACACCTGCGGCATTACCGAGGTGGTTACCTCTTCTCCCCATTGCTTCCACACCTTCCAAAATGAATATCCGGACGCCCCCTTCAGGGCCCGCCATTATACCCTGGTTCTAAAGGAGCTTCTGGACAAGGGAAGGCTTTCGTTCAAAAGGGACATCCCGGCCGTTGTTACCTATCACGATCCCTGTTATCTGGGCCGGCACAACCGGATTTTTGACGAGCCGAGGGAGATCATCCGCGCCATACCCGGCATCCGGCTCAAGGAGATGACCCACCACCGGGCCGACAGCCTCTGCTGCGGGGGCGGGGGAGGGCGGATGTGGCAGGACCTTCAGGGCGAGGTCAAGATGAGTCATGTCAGGATCCGGGAGGCCGCGGCCACCGGGGCGGAAATCCTCATCACCGCCTGCCCCCTGTGCCTTATCATGCTGGAGGATGCCCGCAAGGCCGTGGGGCTGAAACCGCCTTTCCGGATTATGGATTTGAATGAACTGGTGTTGGAGGCGATATCGAACGCGGAATTCGGAACGCGGAACGCGGAACCGGGGACGCAAGGCCCATAG
- a CDS encoding electron transfer flavoprotein subunit alpha/FixB family protein: protein MTDVLILGEIKDGLPDLRTLELLSAGKNLADGAGGGYSVLFIGDAVSVAADKAGAYGPHRVYRVEHPLLKGFQPDLWLSALEQACSRIHPSVLLMSHGFVGMDLGPRLACRLNSRLTTDCIDLSIDPEDGLLLRTKAVSGGNAISVFKCPGEPQLATVRGKVFAPAEPGQTPGEMVDIQVEIDPSMIRVESIEIVEEETVSLDKANVVVAGGAGLGEADGFELLEELAAALRRSFGNVMIGCSRVAVDKGWISSDHQVGLTGTMISPDVYVAVGISGAIQHLVGMVHSKKIIAINTDPACNIFKVADYGIVEDYEDIVPALVEKLEELS, encoded by the coding sequence ATGACTGATGTATTGATACTGGGAGAGATCAAGGACGGATTGCCGGATCTGAGGACCCTTGAGCTTTTGAGCGCGGGAAAGAATCTGGCGGATGGCGCCGGGGGCGGGTATTCCGTCCTGTTCATTGGGGACGCGGTTTCAGTGGCTGCGGACAAGGCCGGGGCCTATGGGCCTCACAGGGTGTACAGGGTGGAACATCCTTTGCTGAAGGGCTTTCAGCCCGATCTTTGGTTGAGCGCCCTGGAGCAGGCGTGCAGCCGGATCCATCCGTCCGTGCTTCTCATGAGCCACGGATTTGTGGGCATGGATCTGGGTCCGAGGCTGGCCTGCCGATTGAACAGCCGGCTGACCACCGACTGCATCGACCTGTCCATCGATCCTGAAGACGGCCTTCTGCTGCGGACCAAGGCGGTTTCAGGGGGAAATGCCATCTCGGTGTTCAAGTGCCCTGGCGAGCCCCAATTGGCCACGGTGAGGGGAAAGGTCTTTGCGCCTGCCGAGCCGGGTCAAACGCCGGGGGAGATGGTGGATATTCAAGTGGAAATCGATCCATCCATGATCCGGGTGGAATCCATCGAAATCGTCGAAGAGGAAACCGTCTCGCTGGACAAGGCCAACGTGGTGGTGGCCGGCGGCGCCGGACTGGGCGAGGCCGACGGGTTTGAACTTCTGGAGGAGCTGGCAGCGGCCCTGCGCAGATCCTTCGGCAATGTGATGATCGGGTGCAGCCGGGTTGCCGTGGACAAGGGGTGGATCTCCTCCGACCATCAGGTGGGGCTCACCGGCACCATGATCTCTCCGGATGTCTACGTGGCGGTGGGGATATCGGGGGCCATTCAGCACCTGGTGGGCATGGTCCATTCCAAGAAGATCATCGCCATCAACACGGACCCTGCATGCAACATATTCAAGGTGGCGGATTACGGCATTGTCGAGGATTATGAAGATATCGTTCCCGCGCTGGTGGAGAAACTGGAGGAGTTGTCATGA
- a CDS encoding electron transfer flavoprotein subunit beta/FixA family protein, translated as MTEIRIIVCAKQIPDPEAPLSDVSVDAEKLEVIVDAPQVISPFDENALEAAVRLTENMGGKITVLSLGKKVSDTVLRKSLAAGADELILLEDDQFEKLDSHSTAAALAKAIQKIGDYDLILTGRQAGDWDSGQVGLLLGEMLGLPCISLARDITIEDGSVVVKKGIPEGCERVRAKMPALVTVSNEVGELRYISRTRMLKMIQGARSIPSWSAVEIGVNPEALQKMAITALSSPPDMGRDCQFMEGAPEEMAEKLAAVFMGLK; from the coding sequence ATGACAGAGATACGCATCATCGTATGTGCGAAACAGATCCCGGACCCGGAGGCGCCCCTTTCCGACGTGAGCGTGGATGCGGAGAAGCTGGAGGTGATCGTCGATGCGCCCCAGGTGATCAGCCCCTTTGACGAAAATGCCCTGGAGGCCGCGGTTCGGTTGACGGAAAATATGGGTGGGAAGATAACTGTCTTGAGTCTGGGGAAAAAAGTCTCCGATACGGTATTGAGAAAGAGCCTGGCGGCCGGAGCGGACGAATTGATCCTTTTGGAGGACGATCAGTTTGAGAAGCTTGACAGCCATTCCACTGCCGCGGCCCTGGCAAAAGCCATTCAAAAGATAGGAGACTACGATCTGATATTGACCGGCAGGCAGGCAGGCGACTGGGATTCCGGCCAGGTCGGCTTGCTCCTGGGAGAAATGCTGGGGCTTCCCTGCATCAGTCTGGCACGGGACATCACCATCGAAGACGGCAGCGTGGTGGTAAAAAAGGGCATCCCCGAAGGCTGCGAACGGGTGAGGGCAAAGATGCCTGCCCTGGTGACGGTCAGTAATGAGGTAGGAGAGCTCAGGTACATCTCCAGGACCCGGATGCTCAAGATGATCCAGGGGGCCCGGTCCATCCCTTCATGGAGCGCGGTGGAGATCGGCGTAAACCCGGAGGCCCTCCAGAAAATGGCCATAACGGCCCTCTCATCCCCCCCGGATATGGGGAGGGATTGTCAGTTCATGGAAGGAGCGCCCGAAGAGATGGCGGAAAAGCTGGCGGCGGTGTTCATGGGGCTC